From one Dermacentor silvarum isolate Dsil-2018 chromosome 3, BIME_Dsil_1.4, whole genome shotgun sequence genomic stretch:
- the LOC119444123 gene encoding uncharacterized protein LOC119444123 — protein sequence MSSVSSTNSNPSSESVRKRKRNKCRYCCVKNCHSHEGQPGVKLYRFPGRPWEQERRERWIVAVRRVNENDGSPWMPKQTSRICSKHFVNGAKSTIATHPGYHPTIFPDVYKVRPVKSTDQLSRYGRWKKRDEVKSVATGEGCCTIASTDTTRGSQDTDADTAGHNYSLRPPGLELLCAAAASLQEAQEDKWEHATDGPSYGTLPG from the exons atgtcatccgtCAGTTCGACTAATTCTAATCCATCgtctgaaagcgtacggaaaaggaagaggaacaagtgccggtactgctgcgtaaaaaactgccacagccacgaaggccagcctggcgtgaaattgtaccgatttcctggccgcccgtgggagcaagaacgacgggaaagatggattgttgctgttcgaagagttaa CGAGaacgacggctcgccgtggatgccgaagcagacaagcaggatctgctccaaacacttcgtgaacggcgcaaAAAGCACGATAGCGACACACCCTGGCTATCACCCAACTATTTTCCCGGATGTTTACAAAGTTCGTCCTGTAAAATCAACCGACCAGCTGTCGAGGTATGGAAG GTGGAAGAAAAGAGACGAGGTAAAGTCAGTGGCAACCGGAGAAGGTTGTTGCACCATTGCCAGTACAGATACCACACGGGGCAGCCAAGATACAGATGCAGACACTGCAGGCCACAATTACTCTTTGCGTCCGCCTGGCTTGGAGCTGCTCTGCGCTGCTGCTGCATCACTACAGGAGGCACAAGAAGATAAG TGGGAACATGCGACTGATGGACCTTCATACGGCACCTTGCCTGGCTAA